In Dermochelys coriacea isolate rDerCor1 chromosome 10, rDerCor1.pri.v4, whole genome shotgun sequence, one DNA window encodes the following:
- the LITAF gene encoding lipopolysaccharide-induced tumor necrosis factor-alpha factor: MSAPASHPPAPSGYPIPSAPPTYEETTGINTYPPYPAPESGHGPNMKSMNPPPYLSQPVPAPNPITVQTVYVQQPVTFYDRPVQMCCPSCNKMIVTRLSHSAGALTWLSCGSLCLLGCIAGCCFIPFCVDALQDVDHYCPSCQALLGTYKRL; this comes from the exons ATGTCTGCTCCAGCATCCCATCCACCAGCTCCCAGTGGCTACCCAATCCCATCAGCACCCCCTACATATGAAGAGACAACAGGAATAAACACTTACCCTCCTTACCCTGCCCCGGAATCTGGGCATGGACCGAACATGAAGAGTATGAATCCTCCTCCATATCTTTCACAACCTGTCCCAGCTCCTAATCCAA tTACAGTTCAGACTGTGTATGTGCAGCAGCCGGTAACATTTTATGATCGTCCAGTTCAGATGTGCTGCCCCTCCTGCAACAAGATGATAGTGACACGTCTCTCGCACAGTGCAGGAGCGCTGACCTGGCTGTCGTGTGGCAGCCTCTGCCTGCTGGG GTGCATAGCCGGTTGCTGTTTCATCCCCTTCTGTGTTGATGCCCTCCAGGATGTGGATCACTATTGTCCAAGCTGCCAAGCCCTCCTTGGTACCTACAAACGTTTGTAG